The genomic segment AACGCCTTAGCAAAAATTCAATTTTTAAAATTGAAGACAATGATGCTGTAAAACAGCCTAAGTCGTTGTTTTACAAAATAAAAAAACGCATTTCAAAACTTTTCAAATAGAACTTTTCGGGATTTTTCCGGAACTAATTTCTGTGCTTTTTATTTAAGCATTGTCTAAAACTTAGATGTAGTATATCTATTTGAAATTGTTATGTATTTCATTCAGCTAAATCATTTTTAGCCCAATCCAACATGCTCTATTCTGAATCATTTGATTCTAAATACATAATTATTTGCATAAGCTGTTCAATAACTAAAAAATTTAAACAAAATGAAAAAACAAAGTCAAAACAAACTGATTTTCAGCACAACTGCTGTAACAGAACTAAATGTTCTACAATTAAGAAATGTAAATGGAGGAATATCTGGATATGATATCGATACCAATCCTAATTCCGGATGTATATGTGATCCAATTTTAACGAAAATAACTGTAATTAAACCTAATCAATTATAAAAATGAAAGACATAAGCCTAAACAACAAACTGTATTTTAAAAAAGCAGATGTTACAGAACTAAATGACAATTTATTAGCATCAATCAATGGTGGAACTTCTATAGACGGAGGAGGAGATACCTGTACAGGATGCTGCTGCCTGAAAGTGACATTCGATTTAATGTAAAATTAATAATCTAAAAAATATTTAAACATGAAAAATCAAAACCCAAAGAACAAACTGGTTTTTAATAAAGCCGCTGTTACAGAACTAAACGACAATTTATTAGCAGTAATCAACGGAGGAACTTCTATAATCGGAGGTGAAGACACTTGTACAGGATGCTGCTGCTTAAGAGTGACATTCGATTTAATGTAAAATAATAATAATCTAAAATCATTTAAACATGAAAAATCAAAACCCAAAGAACAAACTTGCTTTTAATAAAGCATCTGTTACAGAATTAAACAATAATCAATTAGAAACTGTAAATGGCGGAACATCTAGTGCTACAACAGTAGGAACTACAAGCCTTGTTTTAATAACCCTTTTGACTGCGCAAGCTGAATAATATGAAAAATCAAAACCCAAAGAACAAATTGGCTTTTAATAAAGCAGTTGTTACAGAATTAAATAGTAACCAATTAGAAAGTGTAAATGGCGGAACAATAACGGTTACGACTACAAGTCTAATTATTGTAACTGTTATAACTCTTCAAGCAGAATAATATGAAGAATCAAAATCCAAACAACAAGCTGACTTTTAACAAAGTAGCTGTTACAGAACTGAATGACCAGCAAATGCATAATGTAGATGGCGGAACAACCTCTCTTTGTATTGTAGTTTTTACAACAATATTAATAGCAGCACAATAAACCCTTTAAATTTTAACAAGATGAAAAATCAAAATCCAAACAAGTTAGCTTTTAATAAAGCATCTGTAGCAGAATTGAACGACAAACAAATGCATGATGTAGACGGTGGAACAAGTCCACTTTGTATCGGAGTAATCATCGGTCTTACAATCACAATCTATTCAGAAAATTAATCAATTAACCTTTAAATCTTAAATAAGATGAAAAATCAAAACACAAACAAGTTAGCTTTCAACAAAGCATCTGTAGCAGAATTAAACGACAAACAAATGCACGACGTAGACGGTGGAACAAGCCCATTATGTATCGGAGTAATTATCGGTCTTACAATCACAATCTATTCTGAAAATTAATCAATTAACCTTTAAATTTTAACAAGATGAAAAATCAAAACACAAACAAGTTAGCTTTTAACAAAGTTGCAGTAGTAGAATTAAACGACAAACAAATGCACGACGTAGACGGTGGAACAAGCCCATTATGTATCGGAGTGATCATCGGTCTTACAATTACAATCTATTCAGACAATTAATCAATTAACCTTTAAATTTTAAATAAGATGAAAAATCAAAACCCAAACAACAAGTTAGCTTTTAATAAAGCATCTGTAGCAGAATTGAACGACACACAAATGCATGATGTAGATGGTGGAACAAGCCCGCTTTGTATCATAGTTTTGACTACAATAATATTAGCTGCAGAGTAAATAACAACCTTAAATTTTAAACCATTATGAAAAAACAAAACTCAAACAACAAGTTAGCTTTCAACAAAGTTGCTGTTATCGAATTAAACGACAAACAAATGCACGACGTAGACGGTGGAACAAGTCCACTTTGTATCGGAGTAATCATCGGTCTTACAATCACGATCTATTCAGAAAATTAATCAATTAACCATTAAATTATAAATAAGATGAAAAATCAAAACCCAAACAAGTTAGCTTTCAATAAAGCATCTGTAGCAGAATTAAACGACAAACAAATGCATGATGTAGACGGTGGAACAAGCCCATTATGTATCGGAGTAATCATCGGTCTTACAATCACAATCGCAGCAGACTAATCACTAACCTTTTAAATTTTAAACAAGATGAAAAATCAAAACACAAACAAATTAGCTTTCAATAAAGCATCTGTAGCAGAATTAAACGACAAACAAATGCACGACGTAGACGGTGGAACAAGTCCATTATGTATCGGAGTAATCATCGGTCTTACAATCACAATCTATTCAGAAAATTAATCAATTAACCTTTTAAATTTTAAACAAGATGAAAAATCAAAACCCAAACAAGTTAGCTTTTAATAAAGCATCTGTAGCAGAATTAAACGACAAACAAATGCACGACGTAGACGGTGGAACAAGCCCATTATGTATCGGAGTAATCATCGGTCTTACAATTACAATCGCAGCAGACTAATCACTAACCTTTTAAATTATAAACAAGATGAAAAATCAAAACACAAACAAATTAGCTTTTAACAAAGTTGCAGTAGTAGAATTAAATGACAAACAAATGCATGATGTAGACGGTGGAACAAGTCCATTATGTGTTGGAGTAATCATTGGTATTACAATCACGCTTGCTGCTAAATAATTAATCTATTAACTTTTAAATTATAAATAAGATGAAAAATCAAAACACAAACAAATTAGCTTTTAACAAAGTTGCTGTTATCGAATTAAACGACAAACAAATGCACGACGTAGACGGTGGAACAAGCCCATTATGTATCGGAGTAATCATCGGTCTTACAATTACAATCGCAGCAGACTAATCACTAACCTTTTAAATTATAAACAAGATGAAAAATCAAAACACAAACAAATTAGCTTTTAACAAAGTTGCAGTAGTAGAATTAAATGACAAACAAATGCATGATGTAGACGGTGGAACAAGTCCATTATGTGTTGGAGTAATCATTGGTATTACAATCACGCTTGCTGCTAAATAATTAATCTATTAACTTTTAAATTATAAATAAGATGAAAAATCAAAACACAAACAAATTAGCTTTTAACAAAGTTGCTGTTATCGAATTAAATGACAAACAAATGCATGATGTAGATGGTGGAACAAGCCCATTATGTGTTGGAGTAATCATTGGTATTACAATCACGCTTGCTGCTAAATAATTAATCCATTAACTTTTAAATTATAAATAAGATGAAAAATCAAAACACAAACAAATTAGCTTTTAACAAAGTTGCTGTTATCGAATTAAATGACAAACAAATGCATGATGTAGATGGTGGAACAAGCCCATTATGTATCGGAGTAATCATCGGTCTTACAATTACAATTGCATCTGATAACTAAGAAATCCTTAGAACCAGAAAAAACAAAAACGTGAACAACAAGCTGTATTTCTATACAAAGCTGTCACGGAATTAAGTGCCTATAAAATGCAATATGTTGTTGGTGGAAGCTTCAACTTTTACATTCGGTACAGTATTATAATGATACTTTTAATATAAATTCCGGACATGTTCCTTCAAAAAAAGCATTATCAGTTTGCGCTGATAATGCTTTTTTTATGCTTTAAAATCATAAAAACAGACAGCAGACAAATTTCGTTTGGAATTCTTAAAAAATGAAAATAAATAACTGTATTTCAAATAGTTAAATCTTAAAAATCAATACGATTTTTTATAAAAATGGGGGTTTTTCATTTTTTTCTTCCTTAAATAATAGGTTCATTTGCCATGTAATTAATACGAAAAAAAATGAGCGATAAAGAAATTTTCCCAGAAGAGATTTTAAACAACACTGTTGAAAGTCATATTATTAAACACAATAAAAAAACATCCCGTTTATTTGTGATTACATTTTTAGCTTTATTAATAGCTTTTATTTCCCTTCCTTTTATATATATAGATGTTTATACAACGAGTAGAGGAACCATTATTCCACAGGAAAAGAAACTAACACTTTATTCTCCTATCAGCGGTAAAATATCTTTTTTTAATGTTGAGGAAAATAAGAAAATAAAAAAAGGCGATACCTTACTTATAATAGATCACAACATATTAAAAGAAAGAGAGAATTTAAATACAATTCAGAGTTCAGAAAACTCTCTTTATCTAAGCGATCTAAAAAACCTTATAAATCATAATTATAATCAGGTACAATCAGATCAATATAAAAGAGAGCTTTTAAAACATCAGCAGGAATTGTATAATCTGGATATCGTAACTAAAAACACTCAAACAGACTTCGACCGAAAAGAACTGCTGTACAAAAAAGAAGTCATCTCAAAATCAGAATTCGAAAAGGCCGAACTGGAACTCAACAAAATCAAGAACGACCGAATCAATCTGATCAAACAAACCGAATTGTCCTGGCAGAAAGAATACACACAGCTGAGTCAGTCGAATAAAAATATTCATTCGAACCAGAAACAGCTTAAAGAAGAGGAGAATAATTATATCATAATTGCTCCAATAGACGGCGAACTGGTTAATATGCAGGGATTTCATAAAGGAAGCGGGGTCGCCGCCGGAAACCCGATAGTAGAGATTTCTCCGGATAAAAACATAATCGTCGAAACTTATGTAAATCCATCAGAAATAGGATATTTAAAAGAAGGCGGAGATGCCATTTATCAAATAGACGCTTTTAACTCCAATCAATGGGGATTTGCAAAAGGAAGAATATTCGAAATAAGCAAAGATGTTTTAATTGTAAACAATGTCCCGTATTATAAAATAAAAAGCAATCTGCACAATGACAGCTTAACGCTAAAAAACGGAGCCAAAGGGACTCTCAAAAAAGGAATGAGTTTAACCAGCCGTTTTTTCCTAACTAAGCGAACTGCATTTCAGTTAATATTTGACAAAGTAGAAGATTGGTTTAATCCTTACAATAGCAAAAATGAGTAAAATAGAAATAAAACAACATGATTTTTCAGATTGCGGTGCTGCTTGTTTAGCTTCAATCTCGGAACATTATAATTTAAGCCTGCCTATTTCAAGAATCCGCCAGTATGCCAGCACGAATCAAAAAGGGACAACATTACTTGGATTAAGAGAAGCGGCAGTTAAATTAGGCTTTCTGGCAAAAGGTGTAAAAGTAGATTTTGAAGGAATAAAAGATCTGCCAATTCCGGCTCTTTTACATGTTGTAATAAAACACGAAGGACATGAATTTCCTCATTATGTTGTTGCTTACAAAGTTACCAGTAAATATATCCAGATCATGGATCCTTCAAATGGTAAACTGGAAAAAAAGCCGCTTGCCGAATTTCAGGAAATGTTTACAGGTTACGCCTTAATACTAGTTCCGGATGATGATATTTTTAAAGAAAAAAACGAGAAAATATCCAATTTTAAAAGAATACTATTTTTATTAAAGCCTCATAAATACATTTTATTACAAGCCATTATAGGAGCTGTTTTATATACTTTACTAGGTTTTTCATTATCAATATACGTAGGTAAGATTACAGATTTTGTTTTGGTAAGCGGAAACAAAAGCTTATTAAACCTTATGAGTGTTATCGTTATTGGATGTTTGCTGCTGCAGATTGTTTACAGCGTTTTAAAAGATGTTTTTATTTTAAAAACAAGCCAGCAGATTGATTCACGACTAATTTTGGGTTATTACAAACATCTTTTTACCATGCCTCAAAAGTTTTTTGACACAATGAGAATTGGTGAAATCATGTCCAGAATTGGCGATGCAGTAAAAATACGAGCCTTAATAAACGAAACCGCTTTAAGTGTTTCAGTAAACGTGCTTATTGTCTTTTTTTCCTTTATTTTTATGTTTTCATTCTATTGGAAACTCGCATTGATTATTTCGCTGATTATTCCGTTTTATGTTATTATTTATTTGATAACAAACAAATTGAATAAAACAGCAGAACGTTCTATAATGGAAAAAAATGCTTTGCTGGAATCTCAGCTGGTAGAATCTATCAAAAATATTGGAACTGTAAAAAGACTGTCTTTAGAAGATTTTTCTAAAACCAGAACAGAACTAAAATTTGTTGATTTGCTAAAAAGCGTTTACAAATCAGGAATGAACGGAATTTTTTCAAGAACCGCTACTGATTTTATTTCCAGATTGTTTACCATCATACTTTTATGGGTAGGAACCTATTATGCTATTGATGGAGATATTACACCAGGTGAATTGTTTTCGTTTTATTCTATTATAGGATATTTTACAGGACCGGCATCACAGTTAATAGGAACAAATCAGGCGATTCAGAATGCCATGATTGCTTCAGACCGTTTGTTTGGAATCATGGATTTGGACAGAGAAGAAATGGAATCAAAAGTGCATTTGACCCGAAGCAACTTTGATGATATTAAATTCAAAAACATTGATTTCTCATACGAACTGGGACGTTACATTTTTAAAGACTTAAATATTACCATTAAAAAAGGAGCTTTTACCGCTTTTGTTGGAGAAAGTGGAAGCGGAAAAAGTACCATCGCATCGTTAATTCAAAATATATACAGCCCAAAAGAAGGTAAAATATTAATTGGCGAATACGACCTGAATTACATATCAAAAGACAGCATAAACGCTCTTATTACAACTGTACCTCAAAACGTTGAACTTTTTGACGGAACTATTGCCTTCAATATTTCCATTGGAGAATCAAATCCTGATATGGAAAAAATCATCGAAGTAAGTAAAAAGGTTGGTGCTTATGATTTTATCGAATCACTGCCAAACGGATTCAATACCTATTTGGGAGAATTTGGAGCCAATTTATCAGGAGGAGAAAAACAGCGAATTGCTTTCGCAAGGGCGCTGTACAAAGATCCTGAAGTATTGATTCTGGATGAAGCAACATCAGCACTTGACTCTGAATCTGAAATGGTGATCAAAAAACTAATTGACGAACTGCATGCACAAGGCAAAACAATCATTGTAATTGCACACAAACTACAGTCAATTAAAAATGCCGATGTTATTTATGCCTTCAAAAAAGGAGAAGTCGTAGAATCTGGTGCGCATCAGGAACTTATGAATAAAGAAGAATACTATTATAGAATGTGGAATAATATAATTGTTTAATAAGGAAATTTAACAAAAATGAAAAATTACTCTTTTGCAAAAACGGCTATTGTAAGAACTCCAATTGAAGAAAAACAAGTGGATCTTACCTGGGAAAAAATCGTGGAAATTTTTTCTAAAAAAGAAAACAGAGAAGCATTATTTATTGGTTCTCCAAACATTTATAAAGCACTTGTAATGTGGGAAACCGGAGAAGGTTTTCAAACAGAAGAAGAACTGAAAAACCTAAAAGGATCATTATACAAATATGCTTCGCGTTTAGCCAACCGAAGCACGCCTTTTGGAATGTTTGCCACAGTAGCCGCTGTAGAATTAAATTCTGAAACCAACCTTAAAATCGCCGAAAGCACTTTAGGAAGATTTACCAAATTCGACATGTATTTTCTAGGAAGTTTTCTGCCGGTGATCGTAAAAAACGATGCCATTAAAAACGTTCTGAAATACTACAGTAACAACTCTATTTATACCGTTTTTGATAAATACCGATATGTCGAGTATTATTTTAAAGACAATGTGCGTTTTCACAAAATTTCAGAAGTTGAAATAAGCGATTATCTGGAACTTATTTTCGAAAAAGCAAAAGACGGTGTTTTACTAAGTGAATTGGCAGAACTGCTTGTTTCTGATGAAATTACATTAAAAGATGCCAACGAATTTATCGATACTTTAATCAAATGCCAGTTTATCGTATCTGAATTAGAATTTACAATTACAGGCGATGATTACTTTGATAAACTCCTGAAAACATTCTCTGAAGAAAGATTTGATTTCTATGAAGCCGAAGTCATCAGAGAATTAATAACCAATTTAAAAAACAAAATCAATTCCCTTGACACAAATACTATTAACGATCCTGCTTTATATACTCAAATTCATGAGTTAGTAAACGAAGAACTGGATCATGTAGACATTTCAAAACTATTTCAGGTAGATAGCTTCAGAAAAATCGAAAACGGATCTATTAGTTTTAAAACCTTAAAAAATCTGCGTCCGGCTTTAAGTGCTTTAAACAAATTGCAGTCAGGTTCAGAAAACGCAAACTTAAAAGAATTCAAAAAGAAATTCTTAGAACGTTATGAAGAATACGAGCAGCCTTTAGTAAGCGTTCTTGACCCGGATGTTGGAATTGGTTATGCAAAAACAGCAGGAGCCAAATCACCTTTGGTTGACGATCTATTAATTAGTGGAAGTCAGGCACAAGTTAATCAGATTTCGATGGATGCTAAAAAATCATTTCTGTTTAAAAAACTGCTTTATGCCACAAAAAACAATTTGCAATCTATCGAATTAACTGATGAAGAAATCAACCAATTTGAAGAAAACGAAGCCTTGTATCCAGATACTTTTTCGGCATTTGTAAATGTATTTCATGAAAACGGCGTTGAAAAAATCAACATTAAAACAGCCAGCGGACCATCTGCAAATGGTTTAATTGGTCGATTTGGACATTTAGATAACAAAATTCTAAATCTTTGCAACGAAGTAGCCGAAATAGAAAACCAGTTAAACCCGGACAAAATCATTGCCGAAGTAATTCATTTACCACAAGCAAGAACTGGAAATATCTTATACAGAAACTTTCAGAGAGAGTATGAAATCCCGTATTTAGGAAATGCTTCTGTCGACAGAGATCACCAAATTAAGATTGATGATTTGTATGTTTCGGTAAAATCAGGAAAAGTAGTACTGCGTTCAAAAAGATTAAATAAAGAAGTGATTCCAAGATTAAGCAACGCACACAATTTTGCCTCAAATGCACTGCCAATCTATCACTTTTTATGCGACCTGCAGAACCAAAACTCATTTGGATTTGCATTTAGCTGGGGCGGCCTTCAAAGTGAATTTGATTTTCTGCCAAGAGTAAATTATAAAGACACGGTGTTTAGCAGAGCCGTATGGAACCTTAACAAAACCGAAATTGAAAATCTTGTAGCAGCTTCCGAAGCAAAAAACATCGATTTTATTACTGATTTCAAACAAAAAAGAAATATTCCAGATGTTGTATACATTTCTCAGGGAGACAATGAGGTGCTTATTAACTTCAATAATGAATTAAGCCGAAATGTTTTTTACTATATGCTGAAAGGTGAAAATACAATCCAGCTGAAAGAATTTTTGTTTACAGAAAATACAATTACACCGGATTATTGCAATGAAATTATCTTCACAGCACATAAAAACGTAGAGAAAAAAGCAGAAACTGCTGAGGTAAATCAATTTGTATCTCAGGAAAATAAAAATAATGTTCAGACTTCATTCTCTATTGGAGAAAAATGGCTTTACTATAAATTTTACTGCGGAGAAAGAGCAGGAGAAGAACTGCTTAAAAATGGTATTACACCAATTGTAGAAGAACTAAAAGCAAAAGGTTTAATCGACAAATGGTTCTTTATTCGTTATTATGATGTTCAGGGACATCATATCAGATTCCGTGTTTTATTAAAAAACAGCAATTTGTTTACGGATTGTATCAAAATTATCAAACAACACGTAGAGCCATTTGAGCAGACAAGAATTATCTGGAAAACACAAACAGACAATTACTTGCGTGAATTACAACGATACGGTTATGAAGCAATTGAAGCAACAGAATCATTGTTTTTTAATGACAGTGAATGCACTTTAAAATTTGCAGATATGATCGAAGGAGACACTGGAGAAAAAATAAGATGGATGTTCTCATTATTATCAATCGACCATTTCTTAAACGATTTTGACGTAAAACTCGAAGGAAAAGTAAAGTTGTTTAATGCAGCCAAAACTAGTTTTGGAAAAGAATTCAACCGTTCAGGAAGACTAAACAAACAAATCAACGAAATGTTTGTACAGCACGAATCTGAGATTGAATCCTTCTTAGATCCAAATCTTATGAATGAAATGTATGAGCCATTAATTGAAATTCTCGAAGAACGTTCTCAACAAAATGCTCCTGTAGTTGCAGAGATAAAAGAGTTAAGCAAAGAACATCGTTTACCAACGTATCTCGACAATATAATGCTGAGTTATGTACACATGATCTGTAACCGAATTTTCCTTACGAAACACAGAATTCATGAAATGGTAGTTTACGATTACTTATACAAATATTACAGTAAACAACTTCACACAGGAAAAAAGAAAGAAACCAAAGAAGTTGAAGAATCTATAGTATAATAACTAAAAAGGGAATTCAGGAAATTAGAATTTAATAGTTTTTTCTAAACCAAACCTTCTGCCATTCCCTTTTTAAAATTAAAAAAGAAACTTGTTCGGCAAGGATTACCAAATCTGAGCCGTCAAGTTTTTTTATTTCATTTTCAGGAACATCAATAATATAAAGCAGGTTTAAATATTCAGCAAATTTGTACTGAATCATGCGGTAGATTTTTTCGTGCAGCTGAATTTTTAATTCATTTGGAGAAATGCTTAACGGAAAATCAATTCCCTCATTAGCCAGATTAAAATCCTTATTAATCTGCTCAATCAGATTTAAATACAAAGTTTCTGCCTGCGCTTGGGCTAATAATGATTCAGTATTTACTGGTGCTACAAACATGGACGCTTTTTAAGAATTTGCGCAAAGTTAAAACTAAAAAATCATTTTACAGTCGATTCTCGTTCTATGATTCTCGTAGGAAGTTCTATAATTTGATGTTCTACTTTTCGATGCTCTTTTATGTCGGCAATTTCATCAATTAAAATAGAAACAGCAGTATGTCCCATTTCAAATCCCGGCTGATCGATTGTTGTTAATTTAGGCGAAATAACAGTACTCATAAACCAGTTACTAAAGCCAAAAACCGCAACCTGATCCGGCGTTTTTATGCCCGCCTCATTAAAATATTTTATAATTCCGATAGCAACCAAATCTGTAATCGCAAAAATAGCGTCGATATCCGGATGTTCGTTCATGATTTTTTGGGCATTTTCGTAGCCGTCTTCAAAATCAGTATTGTTGTCGCAAACATAAACCAGTTTTGAATCGTACTCAATTCCGTGCGCTTCAAGTGCACGTTTATAACCTAAAAAACGATCAATAGAATTTTGGGGAACATATGAACCTCTAAAATGAGCGATTTTTTTATACCCTTTATTTATAAGATACGTAACGGCATCATAAGCCGCTTTGGCATCATTTATAACCACTTTAGAGCAATCGACTCTTTTGGCAATTTTATCAAATAAAACAACAGGCGTATTTTTTCGGATGGCGTCATTAATATGAGAGAAATCATCCGTTTCGTTTGAAAGTGACATTAAAACTCCGTCAACCCGCTT from the Flavobacterium sp. genome contains:
- a CDS encoding lantibiotic dehydratase, which gives rise to MKNYSFAKTAIVRTPIEEKQVDLTWEKIVEIFSKKENREALFIGSPNIYKALVMWETGEGFQTEEELKNLKGSLYKYASRLANRSTPFGMFATVAAVELNSETNLKIAESTLGRFTKFDMYFLGSFLPVIVKNDAIKNVLKYYSNNSIYTVFDKYRYVEYYFKDNVRFHKISEVEISDYLELIFEKAKDGVLLSELAELLVSDEITLKDANEFIDTLIKCQFIVSELEFTITGDDYFDKLLKTFSEERFDFYEAEVIRELITNLKNKINSLDTNTINDPALYTQIHELVNEELDHVDISKLFQVDSFRKIENGSISFKTLKNLRPALSALNKLQSGSENANLKEFKKKFLERYEEYEQPLVSVLDPDVGIGYAKTAGAKSPLVDDLLISGSQAQVNQISMDAKKSFLFKKLLYATKNNLQSIELTDEEINQFEENEALYPDTFSAFVNVFHENGVEKINIKTASGPSANGLIGRFGHLDNKILNLCNEVAEIENQLNPDKIIAEVIHLPQARTGNILYRNFQREYEIPYLGNASVDRDHQIKIDDLYVSVKSGKVVLRSKRLNKEVIPRLSNAHNFASNALPIYHFLCDLQNQNSFGFAFSWGGLQSEFDFLPRVNYKDTVFSRAVWNLNKTEIENLVAASEAKNIDFITDFKQKRNIPDVVYISQGDNEVLINFNNELSRNVFYYMLKGENTIQLKEFLFTENTITPDYCNEIIFTAHKNVEKKAETAEVNQFVSQENKNNVQTSFSIGEKWLYYKFYCGERAGEELLKNGITPIVEELKAKGLIDKWFFIRYYDVQGHHIRFRVLLKNSNLFTDCIKIIKQHVEPFEQTRIIWKTQTDNYLRELQRYGYEAIEATESLFFNDSECTLKFADMIEGDTGEKIRWMFSLLSIDHFLNDFDVKLEGKVKLFNAAKTSFGKEFNRSGRLNKQINEMFVQHESEIESFLDPNLMNEMYEPLIEILEERSQQNAPVVAEIKELSKEHRLPTYLDNIMLSYVHMICNRIFLTKHRIHEMVVYDYLYKYYSKQLHTGKKKETKEVEESIV
- a CDS encoding LacI family DNA-binding transcriptional regulator, with translation MNDTKLIDIASALGISVTTVSKALKGYTDISKSTRAKVIEMAESMNYMPNSVAVNLRTNETKTIGVIIPATVHHFFSSVLNGILEEAEKRGYLVIILQSNEKYEMEKKQLALLIQKRVDGVLMSLSNETDDFSHINDAIRKNTPVVLFDKIAKRVDCSKVVINDAKAAYDAVTYLINKGYKKIAHFRGSYVPQNSIDRFLGYKRALEAHGIEYDSKLVYVCDNNTDFEDGYENAQKIMNEHPDIDAIFAITDLVAIGIIKYFNEAGIKTPDQVAVFGFSNWFMSTVISPKLTTIDQPGFEMGHTAVSILIDEIADIKEHRKVEHQIIELPTRIIERESTVK